A stretch of DNA from Methanolinea mesophila:
CCGCAAGTTACAGTTCCCTCGGTTTCTCCCTGAACGGAATCCGGTTCCTGGATTTTATGGACGAAACCGTGGGGACGCTGGGAATCCCGGTCGCCGCGATGATCACTTCGATAGCATTTTCATGGTTCATGGACCGGAAGGTGCTCGAAGGGGAACTGATGACGTACCGTGGCCTGAGAAGAATTATAATTCCGGCGTGCAGGTATGTCATACCTGTCGTGCTGGCGGGATCGATTGGTGCTCGTCTCGTGCTCAACCGGGATTATCCCGCGTGGCATGTGATCCCGGGGGCTCCTTTCCCCGGGAATCTCATTCAGGGGGCCGGTACATTCCTGATACTGGGGGGCATTCTTCTCGTAATTTTCATAAGCTGCAGGCTCTCCGGGTGCAGCTGGGTCCGGAAATTACCGTTCTTTGGAGAGAAAAAGGCCCCCTGATGTCCCGATTAACTCCTCCACGCCGGTTCCTGCGCTATTCCACATCTTCATATACTGCCAGCAGAAAAATTATGCACTATGGAAAAGCGGGATCTGGCGATCGTAATAGCAGCCCTTGCGATAGTCATCGTCCTGGCGCTGGTCGTCAAACCCGCACTCACCGGGAAACCACCGGACCTGAGCATCCCGATTCCGGGCACCGAACCTACGCCGAGCCCTACGCCCACGCTCCCGGACTGGGCGAAAGATTACTATGCATCGTCAACCACATCGGCTACGCCCGTCCCTACCCCCTCGCCGACCTGGAGCGGGCAGTCGCAGACCCTGGGGATTGTGGGACCCGGCAGCACCCCCGAACCCACCCTCTCCCATAGCCGGCTGCCGGAAGAGCCCACGCCTGTGCCCGAAAAAATGCTTGTCTACGCTACCATAGACGGGAATTACGGCGGAATGACCGAGAATATCTCTATGCCCTTCCCGTATTGGGAACTCCAGTACACAGTTGAGCCCTGGGACCGTTTTGTCGGGGTTACGGAGTCCAAAGCAGGGGGGATTGCCAGCTCTATGGGAACCCAGGTGTTCCCGTCCTTTTCCATCGAGGTCCGGGATGCTTCAGATCCCGATCGGGTCATCCGGACCATCGAACCCGCGGGAGGGCTCGACCCTGATCTCTGGGGGAGGGGGGATGATTACGATCCGCGTCCCTGGGTCGAGAAGTTCTATGAAGGGACCTCGAGGGGGTCCTATTACTTCGTCATTAAGCCGCATATGATCCGGTCATATCACATAGAAATCCTGGTACCCGAACGATACCTTGGAAATTACTAGCCTGTATCCCACCTGGGGAGATCAGACCGGGAAAAAAAGAATTTGTATTCTGTATCCCGGGGACGGCTTGATATCCCGTCCCCTTCGCCGCGGGTTCTTTAACGGTTATTCGAGGTCCAGTTTCCTCTTGCCCATCGATTCGATGTAGGGAATCTCTTTTCCGACCTCTACGGCAGCAGTCTTGTCTGCGGGAATCTCGATCTCGAAATTGGTGAACTCTTTCATGTCCATCAACGTCGCAGTCGTCCCTGCCACCGTGATCACCTGCCCGCTTTTCCTTTCTACCACCGGGATGTAGGTCTTTGCCGAGACTGGCTGGACGATGGAGCGCTTGACTCCGTCAAAGATCCCCACCGCATCTATACGCGCCTTTGCCGCGCCATGCTTGCCGGGCTTCGAGACCGAGATGGACAGTATCTTGCAGGGCTCTTCTTCAATGACCATGTAGCGGCCTTCCTTGAGTTTGCCTATTTCTGTTTGTTCTTTCATTGTATTCACGCTCGCTCACAAACGCAGTAGTAATTTATCATAACCAGATTACATAAATACACCGTAGGAACGCACCGGTTTGATACCATGGAATTCCTCTCCTCGTGTGAAGAAATGGCGGCATTGGTGCAGGATGCGATAGAGGATCTTGCCGGGAGGCCTGCAGGCGGGGAAGTCGTGGGGATGGGTGCTGACGGCACGCCGACCAAGAAGATCGACCTGGTTGCGGAAGACTGCATTGTATCCTACCTGGAAGATCATCCCCTGTGCAGGACCCTGATTAGCGAAGAAGCAGGGATCGTGTCCATGAAGGGGGATGCCGGGACCATCTTCCTCGACCCGGTGGACGGGACGTTCAACGCAGTTGCGGGGATTCCCTTCTATGCGCTTTCCCTTGCATATGCCGAACACGGCAGGGTCGAGAAAGCATTCGTGAAAAACCTTGCAATCGGGGAGACTTTCACAGCGGTAAGGGGAAAGGGGTCTTTTATGGACGGGTCCCCGATCAGGGTCTCCGCGACCTCCCACCTGGACCGCAGTGCCATGAGCATCTACGGGAGGAAGTTTGATCCCCGGAGGATGACACCACTTGGCCAGAAGATACGGAGGTGGCGTCTCCTGGGAGCGTCCGCACTCGAGTTATGCTACCTTGGATGCGGAAGGATAGACGGGTTCATCGATCTTCGCGGAACCCTCCGGGTAACCGACGCCGCGGGAGGTATGCTGGTATGTACGGAAGCGGGAGGGGTTGTCAGCGATCTCGAGGGGTCGCCCCTGTTCTTCCCCGACGAGGTGACCATTGGAAAATGCATGGTGGCGACCAACGGCACCCTGCACGGCAAAGTAATCGAGTACCTGAGGTAACACCCATGCGATTTCTGCTTGTCTCACGGATAGACACTACGGACGCACTCAGATATACCCTGGAACTCGGCGATCTCCTCTCCGGAGCAGGCCACGAGGTTCAGTATGAGCAGAACACCGCCAGAACAGCAGGTCTCCCCTCCGGAATGGCATTTCCGGATGCCGATGCCGATATTATCGCCACGGTAGGAGGAGACGGTACCATTCTTCTCGCGGTCCAGAGCCTGCGCCGGCAGATCCCCGTCATAGGGATAAACTGGGGCGAGGTAGGCTTCCTGGCAGACCTTGAACCCGAAGAGGCGAGTCCTTTTTTGCTCTCATTGCAACCGGATTTTCCTGTGGAAAAGAGGATGCGTATCTCGCTCTCCATGGACGGGAAGGAACTCGGAGAAGCACTGAACGAGGCCCTCATCGTCACCAGTCGTCCGGCCAAGATGCTTCGGTTTCTCGTAATGGTAGATGGAAACCCCGCAGAAAGGTTCCGCGCGGACGGCCTTCTGATCAGCACCCCTACGGGCTCGACGGCATATGCGATGAGTGCCGGGGGGCCGATTGTCGACCCCCGTATCGAAGGAATCCTGCTCGTGCCCCTGGCACCCTACCTTCTTTCCTCCCGTCCCCACCTTATCAGCAGCGGCCGTTCCCTCGAGATCCGGTTGGAGAGTGCGAAACCCGCCAACCTTGTGATCGACGGTCAGTCCACCATCGTTGTGGGCGAGAATGCATCCATATCCGTCACGAAATCCGTGAACCCGGCATTATTCGTCACGACCGGGAAGAACTTCTTTGAAAAGGTGGACCGGAAGCTCAGGCGACTTTGAGCCTGGGGTCTTATGCGCATATGAGAGTTATTATCACTCCTGCCGGGTATACCGTGCAGTGGTGACAAGTGATGGATCAGACTATCCGGACCGATTTTAATTATGCGGAGGCATCCGCCGCGCTGAAAACGGCACTAGGATTGAAGACTTCTCCGGTCGCGATAAAGCTCGCCACAAGCAGGGCCGATATCCCCGAGGGCATGGAAAAATTCGAGGGAACAGTGAGGCACTGCCAGATGGTGAGTATCGCCCGGAAAGAAGGCAGGGCATTCTATGCAACCGTGGACAACCACGAATGCATGGGCGGTGCCTGGGCGCTCGGCCTCCGGGAGATCACCGAGACCCTGAAAACCGGACATTTTTACTTCAAACTGGGCAAATACGAGAGCACTGCGGCATGTAAAAGGACCATCGACAAAATTCCCCACGTTGAATCGGGTGCAACATTCGCAACACTCTACGCCCCCCTTGAAAAAACCAGTTTCTCGCCTCACATCGTACTAATCGTCGCCCCCCCCCGGACCATGCTCAAACTCGCACAGGCAAGCCTGTTCAAATACGGTGGAAGGATAGTCTCGGAATTTTCGGGTATCCAGTCCGTCTGCTCCGATACCACCGCCCAGACCTACCTGACCGGGAAACCGAATTACAGCCTGGGGTGCGACGGTTCCAGAAAATTCTCGGGAATCGAGGATGACGAGATGGTGATGGGGTTCCCGATCGAGATGCTCACGGATATGGTGGATGCCGTCCGGGTGGTCACCGCTGCTCCAGGCTCAAAAAAATAATTTTTTTTTTCGTCGAATTTTTCCCGCCCCGTAATTCGAGACGGGCCAACGATAAACATTTTTTTGTTTTGCCCGCATAGAGCCAGGAAAGATAATTCGCATGATATGACGCTCCCTGGGCTGCGCCCCGCCGCGGGCGTCCCAAAAGGATAGGCTGTGACTGTCGTATGCTCACGATCCAGTACGATTGATAGCGGGAGTACACTGCCCGTTCTCTATTGAATCATTCCGGCGCTCCGGAGCGGATTTAACCTTTTTCCCGGGATATCGCGACGGGGGCTGCCGGAGACGCGGGGGTGGAGCCCCGGGAACATCAAACAGTAAGAATGTAGAAAAAGCCAGTTTTTCGTTACCGTTTTTCCCTTTTAATGCGTTTCCCGTTTTGCCGCCGCAACGGTCACGTTGTCCCTGCTTGTCCGCAGCGCATCATGGACGAGTGCCTCGCAGAGATGGGAGAACGGGACAGTTCCTGAAATTTGCGCTATCTCAGCGTCGGAGAGCCCGTCGATCAAGCCGTCGGAGCAGAGCATTAAAAGATCTTCATCGTTCATCCGGAGGTCGTAGAGATCAGGGGAATCCCCCGGACGCCCCGCGATACGGGTGACGATATTTTTCATCGGATGACGGTTCGCCTCCTCGAGCGTGAGAATGCCCCGTGAGACCATCTCCATGACCCTCGAATGATCGACGGAGAGCCGGACCGCTCCTTCAGGTCCGATGGAATATGCCCTGCTGTCACCCAGGTTTCCAAGTATCCCGTGCCCTTCCTCGCGGATAAGGGCGGCCACCAGGGTGGTCCCCATGCCCTGCCATGCGGGTGTCGCGATGCCGCGGGAAAACACTTCATTGTCGGCGGAAGAGAACCCCTTCTTCATTATAATCCGTAAAACACCGTGATCCGGGTCCGGGGAGTCCGCGAGACCCCGCCCGACTGCACGATGAAGCTCCTCCAACGCCAATGCACTCGCGATATCACCCGCGGGATGACCTCCAAGACCGTCTGCGACCGCGATGAGGGTGAGGCCCTGAGGAAACTTCCATACCCCGCACGCATCCTCGTTCCTGGGACGGATGCCACGGTCGGTCAAAAAACAGGTCTTCATATGATTCACCCCGGCGAGGACATATGCCTCATTCGACGGTCAGGGGTATTGATGTATTCGAAATTATAAATTTATGCCCGGGAAGACCGGAAAAACGGGCGCTCAGTTCTTTTCGAGGACAAGGATCCTTCTCGTCAGGCTCTTATGGACGCGCTGTCCGTATGAGTCCACGATCCTGAATTTTCCCATGGCAAGGTCGCGAATGTCCCGGTGAGTCACCAACACCACCCTCTTTCCTGGTTTTAGCACTCTCCTCATCTCGGTGAGCGAATCATTATAGAGGGACTCAATGCTCGAGGCTGCGATGCAGACCGACTGCCCGTACGGCAGGTCTGTAACGATCGCATCGAATGTACCGTCCCGAAACGGCAGGTCTGTGGAATCAGCGATAACCAGTTCCGCCGAAGGAACGTTCATCCTGCTCCCCTTCACCATCAGGGGATCGATATCGCTTCCCACTGACGATGCCCCGATCATCACTCCTTCCAGGACGATCCCCCCGGTTCCGCTGAAAGGGTCGAGCATCAGTTCGCCGGGCAGGACCCCGGAAATATTCACCAGGGCCCGTGCCGTCAGGGGCATCATAACCCCGGGATGGAAGAAAGGACGATCTCCGGGGCGCCTCCTAGAGAACGAACCACGGTCGATGGCGAAGAGCACACGACCGAAGTAGCAGGTGTCGCCCGAGAGGACCGCCCGGTATTCTTCCTCCGGGTGATCGAGAGAAACCTTCCCGTGTATCTGGGAACCTATCTCACGTTCCAGTTCCTGGCGGGAATCTTCCATCAGGCTTCCCTCTATCTTCTTGACCCTCCCTGAAAACGAGCGGGATGTTGCGATATCCAGTTCCCCGAGCATTTTCCGGAACGCCTTCCTGTTTGCGGGGCATTGCCCGAGATATTCGATCACCACGTGGGTCAACGCCAGCCTTCTCGCCCTGTCCGTGTCGGCACAATCCCCTACCACCACCTGGGGCCTCCGCTCGAGGATACGGGCGCAGGAGGCCACCTCGGCCGCCGGAAGTTCGGGGTGTTCCCCGGAGAGCTCGAAGATCAGCTTCATTCCATCTCAATTGGGGTCAAATATTCAAATATCTGTGTTTCGTGCAGCATCAGTGACGAAGGATTTATTCATGGACGGGATATAGGGGGTGCCGTAGAGAAAAGGAGGTACCAGGATGAGTAAGATCGCGGTGCTGATCGCCGATATGTTCGAAGACGTTGAGTATGCAGAACCCGCGGAAGGCTTTAAAAAGGCCGGGCATACCCTGATCCACGTGGGTCTCAAACCGGGGGCTGTCGTCCGGGGAAAACACAACAGGGAAAAGGTGCTCATCGACCGCTCGGCGGATGACGTACACGTCGCCGAGTTCGACGCCCTGTTCATCCCCGGGGGGTACTCTCCCGACGGGCTTCGCGCCCATCCCGGGCCTGTGAAATTCGTGAAGGACTTTGTCGAATCGGGGAAACCTGTTATGGGGATATGCCACGCGGCCCAACTCCTGATTACTGCGCAGGTCCTCGGGGGTAGGAGAGTTACCGGATGGGTCTCAATTGTCCAGGACATAAAAAATGCAGGGGCTGATTACGTGGACCAGGCGGTAGTTGAGGACGGCAACCTCCTCTTCTCCCGTAACCCCGGGGATATCCCCCGTTTCATCGAGGCCTCGCTCAGGAAAATGAAGGAAGCGGGATGATCTACGGGAGACCTACTTCTTCCCTTTCAGCCCGCTGAAAAATCCCTTTTTATGCTCCAGGGGACGGTTCCCTTCCAACTCCATGATCCGTTCATAGAGTTCCTTCTGTTCCCCCGAAACGTTCTTCGGGGTAACGATCTTCACCCTCACCAGCAGGTCACCCGGTTTGGCCCGCCTCCTGACCCCTTCACCCGGGATCTTGAGGGCCGTGTTGTGCTGGATCCCTGCCGGGATATTCAGCTCCACCTGGCGTTTATCGATGGTCTCGACCTCGGTTACCGATCCGAGCACCGCCTGCGCAGGGGAGACCGCGACGATGGTCTCCAGGTTGTCCCCGTGACGGGTGAACCTGTCGTGCGGCCTCACATAGACCTCGATGAAGAGGTCCCCGTTCGGTGCCCCGTAATCCCCGGCTTCACCGTAACCTTCCATACGGAGCCTCATCCCGCTCTCGATACCGGCCGGGACATGGACCGAGACCTTTCGCTTCACCTGGGTATGGCCGGTTCCCTTGCACTCGGGGCACCTCTTCTCCGGGACCCTGCCCCGCCCGTGGCACTCGGTACAGGTGCTCATCCTCACGAACTGGCCGAAGATGGTCTGGCTCATCTGGCGCATCTGTCCGGTCCCCCCGCACCGGGTACACGTGATCAGCTTCTTGGTCTCGCTCCCGGTCCCGTTGCAGGCAGGACACGCCTCGGAATGGGTGACCTCGATCTCACGGTCCGTCCCGAAGACCGCATCGTCCAGGTTGATCTGGATCTTCATGAGCAGGTCATGGCCCGGTTGCGGGCCGCTCTGCTGGCGCCCTCCGAAACCCCCGCCGAAGAAGTCGAAGATATCCCCGAAGCCGCTGAAATCTGCGGAGAAGCCTCCTCCTCCGAAGCCGCCGCCCCCGGTGTAAGACCCCCTCGAGGCGTTGGTATAGGTGTCGTGGCCCATATGGTCGTACTGGGCCCGTTTCTGCGAATCTGAGAGCACCTGGTAGGCCTCGTTGATCTGCTTGAACTTTTCTTCCGCACCCGGTTCCTTGCACACATCGGGGTGATACTTCCTCGCCAGGTTGCGGTACGCCTTTTTTATCTCTTTCTCGTCAGCGTTCCGCGGAACTCCGAGGGTCTCGTAGTAGTCTCCCGATGGCATGGAGTTCACTCATCTTTTACCTTGAAGTCGGCGTCCACCACATTGTCCTGGTTCCCGGTATCGCCCCCGGGGCCGCCCGCCCCGCCCGTCGCCTGGGCCTGCTGCGCCTGCTGTTCGGCCTGGACTTTCTGGTAGATTTTGGTGGTGACGGCATAGATCGCCTCGGTCAGCGCTTCCATCTGCTTTTTTATCTCGTCGCTGTTATCGGACTCGAGCGCTTTTTTGACCTCCGCAACCCCGCTCTCTATCTTCTCCCGGTCGGCGGGCTCGATCTTGTCCCCGCTCTCCTTGAGCATCTTTTCTGCGGAGAAGACCGCGGTGTCGGCCATGTTGCGCAGTTCTATCTCTTCTTTCTTCTTCGCGTCTTCCTGCTCGAACTGTTTCGAGTTCTCAACCATCCTCTTGATCTCGTCTTCGGAGAGTTTCCGGTCGCCCTTGATGGTGATTGCCTGCTGGTTCCCGGTTCCCAGGTCTTTTGCAGATACGTGCAGGATACCGTTGGCATCGATATCGAAGGTCACCTCGATCTGGGGAATGCCCCGTGGAGCCGGGGGTATCCCGGTAAGCTGGAACTTGCCCAGGGTGAAATTATCTTTGGCAAGTGCCCGCTCGCCCTGTACCACATGGATCTCCACACTGGTCTGGCCGTCGGCTGCAGTGCTGAAGATCTGACTCTTCCTCGTGGGAATGGTGGTGTTTCTCTCGATAAGCTTTGTCGCGATACCGCCCAGGGTCTCGATCCCCAGGGTGAGCGGGGTTACATCGAGGAGCACAATATCCTTCGTCTCGCCGGTGAGCACTGCGCCCTGGATTGCTGCCCCGAGCGCCACGCATTCGTCCGGATTGATCCCTTTGTCCGGCTCCTTGCCCATGATCTTCTTCACGGTCTCCTGGACCAGAGGGACCCGGGTCGACCCGCCGACCAGCAGTACGTGGTCTATCTTCTCGGGGGTAAGCTTTGAATCGGAGAGGGCCTGTTTCACGGGCCCTACCGTGGATTCCACCAGGTCACCGATCAACTGTTCGAGTTTCGCCCTGGTGAGGTCGATATCGAGGAACTTGGGTCCCGTGGGACCGGTCGTGATATAGGGGAGGTTGATGTTGGTTTTGCTCTTCTGGGAGAGCTCGATCTTCGCGTTCTCGGACGCGTCTCTTAACCGCTGCATCGCGATGGGATCGGTCTTGAGGTCGATGCCTTCCTTTTTCCTGAATTCTTCGACCAGGTAGTCCATCACCCGCTTGTCGAAATCGTCTCCGCCCAGGAAATTGTTGCCCGAGGTAGCCTTTACCTCGAAGACGCCGTCGCCGAGGGTCAGGATGGAGACGTCGAAGGTCCCGCCGCCGAGGTCGTACACCAGGACCGTGACGTCGTGCTCCTTATCTATGCCGTACGCGAGTGCGCTCGCGGTGGGTTCGTTGATGATCCGCAATACCTCGAGACCCGCGATCTCCCCGGCGTCCTTGGTCGCCTGCCGCTGGGCGTCGTTGAAGTAAGCGGGAACGGTGATGACCGCCTTTTTGATCTTCTCCCCGAGATACGCCTCGGCATCTATCTTCATCTTCTGGAGGATCATTGCCGAGATCTCCTGGGGGGTATACTGTTTCTCGTCGATCTTCACCTTCTCGCCCGAACCCATCTTCCTCTTGATGGACTGTATGGTACGTCCGGGGTTGGTGATGGCCTGCCGCCTGGCCAGGCTCCCGACGAGACGCTCGCCGTCCTTGGTGAAGGCGACCACCGAGGGAGTGGTCCGCTGTCCTTCCGCGTTGGGGATCACCGTGGGTTTTCCTGCCTCCATTATCGCCATGCAGGAGAAGGTGGTCCCCAGATCGATTCCGAGCACTTTTTCCGTTGCCATATCACTCACACTCTTTTCCTTTCGAGACTGCAACCTTCGCACATCTGATGACCTTATCGTGCATCCTGTAGCCCTGGCAGACCTGGTCGATCACCACGCCCTCGTCATGATCCGAGGGCACGTATGCGATCGCCTCATGTTCGGCAGGATTGAACTTCCTGCCCCTGGACTCTATCCTGGTAATGCCGTGGCGCTCGAGCACCGCGTCGAAGAGCTTGCTGATCTGCTCCAGCCCTTCCCGTACGGCGCCGTTCTCGGCAGATAAGGCACGTTCGAAATTATCCGCCACTTCAAGGAGTTCGATCGCGAATTCCTCGATGGCAAACCTTACACGCTGGTCGAGATCCCGGGAGACCCGCCTCTGGTAATTTTCAAAATCCGCGGCGAGCCGGAGAAATCGATCGTTAAGGTCATCGTATCTCTTCTGCATCTCATCCGGTGCGGGAGAGCTCTCCGGCGATTCTTCCCTGGAAACCGATTCTTTTTTCGTTTCAGGGTTCACTGGAGCCCCCTCTTCTGATTGCGTCATACGATGATCAGTATCTATTGCATTGTGGTTCTATAAATAATTTCTGATATTTCGAAAAAGGGAAATCAAACCAAATGTGAGTTTATTATCAAAATGAAGGCTGAAAATAACCTATTTGCGGCGGTATGATCTCTTTTTTGACACCGCGGGAGCCGCTTCACGCATCTTGGGGGGGAGGACGTCCCACCGCCAGAGCCCGCAGGAGAAGAACTGCTCGGGATGATGTTTTCCCTTGTAGTACTCCTTCAGAAACTCGATCCAAAGAGAGTACAGCTCGGGATGAATCGATTTCACATGCTCCGATTCGCTCTCAAGCATCGCGGGACACATCCAGCACCCTACCCGCTCGAACCCCATCTCATACAGGGGATTTACCGGGAGTTCCCGCCACCATATGTAGAGAAATACCTCGAGCGCACGCCAGTTCCGTATCGGGGAGATGTTCACCTGTGCCGGGTTGAACGGGTTGACCGCAACCGGGGGGAGGTTCGCCCGGGCAAACGATTCGTACCACCGGTTACCCTGGACCGTTACGCACGGACCGGTTTTTTTCCGCCATTCCTTGACCGGTTCGAGCTTGAGGCATTCGCAGCACCAGCGCTTGTCCTTCTTCGGGGGGCCCGCTTTCCGCACTTCCTTCCAGAAATCACCCCCGAAAAGCCGGACCTGGAGGTCATGACGGGACACGAACTCAAGGGTTTCCGGAAATTCAAGACCCGTATTGACGAAATATGCAGTGGTGATCCCGGCCCGCCGGGCGAGCTCGAGGGCCACCGTACTGTCCTTCCCTCCTGAGAACGAGACATTTGCCTCCGGCCGGTCATGCATGTGCTGCCTGATGAACCGTACCGCGTTCCGCTCGAGGTTATGGAGGTGATACCGGTTGCGTTCGACCACGAGATCCCATCCGGGATCTGCCTCCTCGCGAGGCTGAATGACGCCGATCTGTTTGATCCGGACGAAACCTCCGGATAATTGTCCCACGCCGTGGAGTTTTCCGGATCTGACGACCACACTGCCGTCTGCAAGCGACGTTCCTACGGCGACTTTCTTCCCCCCGATTCGCTTACCGGGATGCGTTCCCGGTTCACCGATATCCACGATTCCTTTCGTTATCCAGGGGAGGATCGCCGGAAGTCCCTCGAATGCGAGGTCAAAGGAGTAGGTCCTGCCGAAGGGATCGAATGAGAGCCAGCCGAGACGGGTCCCGTTGGCGATTACCAGGTCTTTCCTGTCGGTCCCGCCGGTCTTGTTCAGCAGGATGATCCTCGGGATTCTGGCGACCCCGAACCTTTTCGCGATCAGGGAGCGGATGATCTCCATGTCCGCGGAAAGCGCAGGCCGTACGTCGTACGGCTGGAGGAGCTCGAGCGGGATCCCCTCCGCTCCGCACCCGCAGGTCCTCCCGATCAGCGGGACGTTGCATTCCCTGCACCAGTACAACAGCTTCTTTACCGGCGGCTCTCTCATTTCCATACTACCTTGCGCAGGTGAGCGGATAAGAATTCACCATGGGGACCATCAATCACACGGGACAGGGTCAGGCTCATTATCTCCCGCTGCCCATTACACCTCATGAAGTGGGCACTGCTTTCTGTCTGGGACAAGACAGGAATTATCGAACTCGCCGGCTCCCTGGCATCCCGCGGGGTGGGGATCCTCAGTTCGGGCGGCACAGGAAGAGCCCTCCAGACCGCAGGGATTCCCTACACTGAGGTATCCGAATATACCGGGTTTCCGGAGATGATGGACGGGAGGGTGAAGACCCTCCACCCCCGCGTCCATGGAGGACTCCTCGGCCGGCGGGGAATCGACGACTCGGTCATGGAACAACACGGCATCCGCCCCATCGACCTTCTGGTGGTGAACCTCTACCCCTTCGAGGAGATGGCGAAGAGCGGAAAAGGGCTGGATGAACTGGTCGAGTACATCGATATCGGTGGACCGGCCATGATCCGCGCCGGAGCAAAGAATTTCCGGGACGTGGCGGTGCTGGTCGACCCGAACGATTACGGCATGGTAGGGGAGGCGCTCGATTCCGGAGGGTTCCTTCCCGAACAGAAACTCGCCCTCGCAAGGAAGGCGTTCGCCAGGACCGCCGCGTACGACGCGGCTATCAG
This window harbors:
- a CDS encoding NAD(+)/NADH kinase, which produces MRFLLVSRIDTTDALRYTLELGDLLSGAGHEVQYEQNTARTAGLPSGMAFPDADADIIATVGGDGTILLAVQSLRRQIPVIGINWGEVGFLADLEPEEASPFLLSLQPDFPVEKRMRISLSMDGKELGEALNEALIVTSRPAKMLRFLVMVDGNPAERFRADGLLISTPTGSTAYAMSAGGPIVDPRIEGILLVPLAPYLLSSRPHLISSGRSLEIRLESAKPANLVIDGQSTIVVGENASISVTKSVNPALFVTTGKNFFEKVDRKLRRL
- the dnaJ gene encoding molecular chaperone DnaJ, translating into MPSGDYYETLGVPRNADEKEIKKAYRNLARKYHPDVCKEPGAEEKFKQINEAYQVLSDSQKRAQYDHMGHDTYTNASRGSYTGGGGFGGGGFSADFSGFGDIFDFFGGGFGGRQQSGPQPGHDLLMKIQINLDDAVFGTDREIEVTHSEACPACNGTGSETKKLITCTRCGGTGQMRQMSQTIFGQFVRMSTCTECHGRGRVPEKRCPECKGTGHTQVKRKVSVHVPAGIESGMRLRMEGYGEAGDYGAPNGDLFIEVYVRPHDRFTRHGDNLETIVAVSPAQAVLGSVTEVETIDKRQVELNIPAGIQHNTALKIPGEGVRRRAKPGDLLVRVKIVTPKNVSGEQKELYERIMELEGNRPLEHKKGFFSGLKGKK
- a CDS encoding type 1 glutamine amidotransferase domain-containing protein, producing MSKIAVLIADMFEDVEYAEPAEGFKKAGHTLIHVGLKPGAVVRGKHNREKVLIDRSADDVHVAEFDALFIPGGYSPDGLRAHPGPVKFVKDFVESGKPVMGICHAAQLLITAQVLGGRRVTGWVSIVQDIKNAGADYVDQAVVEDGNLLFSRNPGDIPRFIEASLRKMKEAG
- a CDS encoding bifunctional fructose-bisphosphatase/inositol-phosphate phosphatase; translated protein: MEFLSSCEEMAALVQDAIEDLAGRPAGGEVVGMGADGTPTKKIDLVAEDCIVSYLEDHPLCRTLISEEAGIVSMKGDAGTIFLDPVDGTFNAVAGIPFYALSLAYAEHGRVEKAFVKNLAIGETFTAVRGKGSFMDGSPIRVSATSHLDRSAMSIYGRKFDPRRMTPLGQKIRRWRLLGASALELCYLGCGRIDGFIDLRGTLRVTDAAGGMLVCTEAGGVVSDLEGSPLFFPDEVTIGKCMVATNGTLHGKVIEYLR
- a CDS encoding methyltransferase domain-containing protein encodes the protein MKLIFELSGEHPELPAAEVASCARILERRPQVVVGDCADTDRARRLALTHVVIEYLGQCPANRKAFRKMLGELDIATSRSFSGRVKKIEGSLMEDSRQELEREIGSQIHGKVSLDHPEEEYRAVLSGDTCYFGRVLFAIDRGSFSRRRPGDRPFFHPGVMMPLTARALVNISGVLPGELMLDPFSGTGGIVLEGVMIGASSVGSDIDPLMVKGSRMNVPSAELVIADSTDLPFRDGTFDAIVTDLPYGQSVCIAASSIESLYNDSLTEMRRVLKPGKRVVLVTHRDIRDLAMGKFRIVDSYGQRVHKSLTRRILVLEKN
- the dnaK gene encoding molecular chaperone DnaK, coding for MATEKVLGIDLGTTFSCMAIMEAGKPTVIPNAEGQRTTPSVVAFTKDGERLVGSLARRQAITNPGRTIQSIKRKMGSGEKVKIDEKQYTPQEISAMILQKMKIDAEAYLGEKIKKAVITVPAYFNDAQRQATKDAGEIAGLEVLRIINEPTASALAYGIDKEHDVTVLVYDLGGGTFDVSILTLGDGVFEVKATSGNNFLGGDDFDKRVMDYLVEEFRKKEGIDLKTDPIAMQRLRDASENAKIELSQKSKTNINLPYITTGPTGPKFLDIDLTRAKLEQLIGDLVESTVGPVKQALSDSKLTPEKIDHVLLVGGSTRVPLVQETVKKIMGKEPDKGINPDECVALGAAIQGAVLTGETKDIVLLDVTPLTLGIETLGGIATKLIERNTTIPTRKSQIFSTAADGQTSVEIHVVQGERALAKDNFTLGKFQLTGIPPAPRGIPQIEVTFDIDANGILHVSAKDLGTGNQQAITIKGDRKLSEDEIKRMVENSKQFEQEDAKKKEEIELRNMADTAVFSAEKMLKESGDKIEPADREKIESGVAEVKKALESDNSDEIKKQMEALTEAIYAVTTKIYQKVQAEQQAQQAQATGGAGGPGGDTGNQDNVVDADFKVKDE
- a CDS encoding translation initiation factor IF-5A, whose product is MKEQTEIGKLKEGRYMVIEEEPCKILSISVSKPGKHGAAKARIDAVGIFDGVKRSIVQPVSAKTYIPVVERKSGQVITVAGTTATLMDMKEFTNFEIEIPADKTAAVEVGKEIPYIESMGKRKLDLE
- a CDS encoding PP2C family protein-serine/threonine phosphatase, yielding MKTCFLTDRGIRPRNEDACGVWKFPQGLTLIAVADGLGGHPAGDIASALALEELHRAVGRGLADSPDPDHGVLRIIMKKGFSSADNEVFSRGIATPAWQGMGTTLVAALIREEGHGILGNLGDSRAYSIGPEGAVRLSVDHSRVMEMVSRGILTLEEANRHPMKNIVTRIAGRPGDSPDLYDLRMNDEDLLMLCSDGLIDGLSDAEIAQISGTVPFSHLCEALVHDALRTSRDNVTVAAAKRETH
- a CDS encoding DUF169 domain-containing protein, translated to MDQTIRTDFNYAEASAALKTALGLKTSPVAIKLATSRADIPEGMEKFEGTVRHCQMVSIARKEGRAFYATVDNHECMGGAWALGLREITETLKTGHFYFKLGKYESTAACKRTIDKIPHVESGATFATLYAPLEKTSFSPHIVLIVAPPRTMLKLAQASLFKYGGRIVSEFSGIQSVCSDTTAQTYLTGKPNYSLGCDGSRKFSGIEDDEMVMGFPIEMLTDMVDAVRVVTAAPGSKK